Genomic window (Vibrio coralliirubri):
ATGTGAGCATTGATCGAGATGCGTTTCATATTCCATTTTGATAAACCGAAGATAAACAAAAAGCCCATGTTATCGAATAACATGGGCTTCATTTTGGTTTAACTTGTTAGCTGCTTATTTAGCTATTTAGTTATTTAGCTACTGACTCGTTGTTCATCTTAGCCGGAGCTTTAGATGCGTTAACCAGTAGGATACCAACGGTTAGTACCATCGAACCACATAGTAGGAACAACAAGCGTCCTGTTGGTTCGTTTGGAATCAGAGCCATTGCTAGGATACCGAAACCTGCTGTGCTGATAAGCTTACCAAGCATTGAACGCTGTTTAGTATCTAGGTTTTGTTGCTCTTCACCTTCCGCTACAAGCGGCGTGTTCCAGTTAGTGAATAGTTGGTCAACTTCTTTCTCACGCTCTGGCGATAGGCCTTTGTAGAAGCGAGAAGTCATGATGAAGTAACCACCTGTGAACACTACGTGAGCCGCTAAGCTAAGACCGACTTTCAAGTCGCTCCATTCACGGCCTGTAAGCGCTGTTTCTAGACCAAATAGGTTCTCGATGTCTTCTGCTTGCAGAGAGATACCGAAGATGTAAGAAACGAAACCACCAACCACTAGAGTAGACCAACCAGCCCAGTCAGGTGTCTTACGAATCCACATACCTAGTAGTACAGGGATAAGCATTGGGAAGCCAATCAACGCACCTACGTTCATTACGATATCGAACAAGCTTAAGTGACGCAGAGAGTTAATGAATAGACCAATCGCGATGATGATAATACCCATCATGATAGTCGTTAGCTTACTTACAATAACCAGCTCTTTCTGAGTCGCATTTTGACGAAGAATTGGGCTGTAGAAGTTCATTACAAAGATACCAGCGTTACGGTTCAAACCTGAATCCATAGAAGACATCGTTGCAGCGAACATTGCTGACATAAGAAGACCAACCATACCTGCTGGCATTAAGTTTTGTACGAATGCTAGGTAAGCAGCATCACCGGCTTTGTCGCCCATTGATGTGTATTGCTCAGCGAACTCAGGCATGAATGCACTTACGTACCAAGGTGGTAGGAACCAAATTAGTGGACCAACAACCATAAGGATACATGCTAGGCCTGCCGCTTTACGTGCGTTTTCACTGTCTTTTGCACATAGGTAACGGTAAGCGTTGATGCTGTTGTTCATTACACCGAACTGCTTCACGAAGATGAATACAACCCAAAGGATGAAGATGCTCATGTAGTTTAGGTTGTTACCTAACATGAAGTCGCCGTCGAAGTTAGCAACGATGTTAGTTAAGCCGCCACCGTGGAAGTAAGCTGCTACCGCACAAGTGATTGTCACGGCCATGATTACAAGCATTTGCATGAAGTCAGAAGCAACAACCGCCCAAGAGCCGCCCGTTACTGCCATCAATACTAGAACCATACCCGTAACCACAATGGTAGCTTCCATTGGGATGTTGAATACCGCTGCTACAAAGATCGCTAGACCGTTTAGCCAGATACCTGCAGAG
Coding sequences:
- a CDS encoding sodium:solute symporter family transporter — protein: MTIDTFVVLAYFFFLIAIGWMFRKFTTSTSDYFRGGGKMLWWMVGATAFMTQFSAWTFTGAAGRAFNDGFVIVILFLANAFGYFMNYMYFAPKFRQLRVVTAIEAIRQRFGKTSEQFFTWAGMPDSLISAGIWLNGLAIFVAAVFNIPMEATIVVTGMVLVLMAVTGGSWAVVASDFMQMLVIMAVTITCAVAAYFHGGGLTNIVANFDGDFMLGNNLNYMSIFILWVVFIFVKQFGVMNNSINAYRYLCAKDSENARKAAGLACILMVVGPLIWFLPPWYVSAFMPEFAEQYTSMGDKAGDAAYLAFVQNLMPAGMVGLLMSAMFAATMSSMDSGLNRNAGIFVMNFYSPILRQNATQKELVIVSKLTTIMMGIIIIAIGLFINSLRHLSLFDIVMNVGALIGFPMLIPVLLGMWIRKTPDWAGWSTLVVGGFVSYIFGISLQAEDIENLFGLETALTGREWSDLKVGLSLAAHVVFTGGYFIMTSRFYKGLSPEREKEVDQLFTNWNTPLVAEGEEQQNLDTKQRSMLGKLISTAGFGILAMALIPNEPTGRLLFLLCGSMVLTVGILLVNASKAPAKMNNESVAK